The following proteins are encoded in a genomic region of Oncorhynchus kisutch isolate 150728-3 linkage group LG6, Okis_V2, whole genome shotgun sequence:
- the dnajc21 gene encoding dnaJ homolog subfamily C member 21 isoform X3 produces MKCHYEVLGVKRDATDDDMKKVYRKLALRWHPDKNLDNADEAAEQFKLIQAAYEVLSDPQERAWYDNHREALLKGGVSGEYADESVDLVQFFTVTCYSGYGDEEEGFYTVYRNLFESITTEEMDHSKEEDEEEDEFPSFGDSQSDYDTVHLFYAYWQSFCTRKKFAWKEDYDTRQASNRWEKRAMEKENKKVRDKARKERSELVRQLVAFVRKRDKRVQAHKKLVEEQNAEKAKKVEELRRKQKLSQAKLAEDYKEQSWVAMSEMEKELQQMEAQYGKEFGDVSESEEEDQGRGDEQKDETEELLDDYYDDLYCPACDKSFKSDKAMKNHEKSKKHREMVVLLRQQLEEEDETLGLKDEDGEEEDEELEEAPRQKLSKKQKKKKRQQQNGRSPTEEVVGKDVAPEPPSTPTEEVVGKDAAPEPPTDNSPESPLSTQTSGEAEDPQPASEPQQAAADKPCEDPTEDRQQEEDLTATEPKSSGKTKGKKNGGKDSKKNVQPQGGVEKGGAEELNLRCVTCHYEFSTRNKLFDHLKTTGHATAVSHGGSAPATVKSKKEKRKNR; encoded by the exons ATGAAGTGTCATTACGAGGTGTTGGGTGTCAAAAGGGACGCGACTGATGATGATATGAAGAAGGTATATCGGAAATTAGCCCTGAGATGGCATCCAG ATAAGAACTTGGACAATGCAGATGAGGCAGCTGAGCAGTTCAAACTGATCCAGGCAGCCTATGAAGTCCTGAGCGACCCACAGGAGAGAGCCTG GTATGATAACCACAGAGAAGCTCTCCTTAAAGGTGGGGTCAGCGGGGAGTATGCTGATGAAAGTGTGGACCTTGTTCAGTTCTTCACTGTCACCTGTTACTCTGGTTACGGGGATGAAGAGGAG GGTTTCTACACAGTGTACAGGAACCTGTTTGAGTCCATAACTACAGAAGAGATGGATCACAGtaaagaggaggacgaggaggaagaTGAGTTTCCTTCGTTTGGAGACTCTCAGAGTGACTATGACACG gTTCACCTCTTCTACGCCTACTGGCAGAGCTTCTGCACACGGAAGAAGTTTGCTTGGAAGGAGGACTATGACACGAGGCAGGCTTCCAACCGCTGGGAGAAGagggccatggagaaggagaacaAGAAG GTTCGAGACAAGGCCAGGAAGGAGCGCAGCGAGCTAGTGCGTCAACTGGTGGCGTTTGTGCGAAAGCGCGACAAGAGGGTGCAGGCCCACAAGAAGCTGGTGGAGGAGCAGAACGCTGAGAAGGCCAAGAAAGTGGAGGAGCTACGACGCAAGCAAAAGCTGTCCCAGGCCAA aCTGGCGGAGGATTACAAGGAGCAGAGCTGGGTAGCTATGTCTGAGATGGAGAAGGAGCTGCAGCAGATGGAGGCTCAGTACGGAAAGGAGTTTGGAGACGTGtcagagagcgaggaggaggaccagggaaGAGGGG ATGAACAGAAAGATGAGACCGAGGAACTTCTGGATGACTATTATGATGACCTGTACTGCCCTGCATGTGACAAATCCTTCAAATCAGACAAGGC AATGAAGAATCATGAGAAATCAAAGAAACATAGAGAGATGGTGGTATTACTACGGCAACAactggaagaagaggatgagaccCTCGGTCTGAAGGAtgaggatggggaagaggaggatgaagaactAGAAGAAGCACCAAGACAAAA GCTGTCTAAAAAgcagaagaagaaaaagagaCAACAGCAAAATGGGCGGAGCCCCACAGAGGAGGTAGTCGGGAAGGATGTGGCCCCAGagcccccctccacccccacagaGGAGGTAGTCGGGAAGGATGCGGCCCCAGAGCCCCCCACAGACAATAGCCCAGAGAGCCCTCTATCAACACAGACCAGCGGTGAGGCAGAGGACCCCCAGCCTGCCTCAGAGCCCCAGCAGGCAGCTGCGGACAAACCCTGTGAGGACCCAACagaagacagacagcaggaggaaGACCTCACAGCCACAGAACCAAAGAG CTCTGGAAAGACAAAGGGGAAGAAGAATGGAGGAAAGGACAGCAAAAAGAATGTCCAACCAcagggaggagtggagaaaggAGGAGCAGAG GAGCTGAACCTGCGCTGTGTGACCTGTCACTATGAGTTCTCTACCAGGAACAAACTGTTTGACCACCTGAAGACAACAGGACACGCTACAGCCGTGTCACACGGTGGCAGTGCACCCGCTACGGTCAAGAgcaagaaggagaagaggaagaataGATGA
- the dnajc21 gene encoding dnaJ homolog subfamily C member 21 isoform X2 — MKCHYEVLGVKRDATDDDMKKVYRKLALRWHPDKNLDNADEAAEQFKLIQAAYEVLSDPQERAWYDNHREALLKGGVSGEYADESVDLVQFFTVTCYSGYGDEEEGFYTVYRNLFESITTEEMDHSKEEDEEEDEFPSFGDSQSDYDTVHLFYAYWQSFCTRKKFAWKEDYDTRQASNRWEKRAMEKENKKVRDKARKERSELVRQLVAFVRKRDKRVQAHKKLVEEQNAEKAKKVEELRRKQKLSQAKLAEDYKEQSWVAMSEMEKELQQMEAQYGKEFGDVSESEEEDQGRGDEQKDETEELLDDYYDDLYCPACDKSFKSDKAMKNHEKSKKHREMVVLLRQQLEEEDETLGLKDEDGEEEDEELEEAPRQKLSKKQKKKKRQQQNGRSPTEEVVGKDVAPEPPSTPTEEVVGKDAAPEPPTDNSPESPLSTQTSGEAEDPQPASEPQQAAADKPCEDPTEDRQQEEDLTATEPKSSGKTKGKKNGGKDSKKNVQPQGGVEKGGAEVCTNHREEWRKEEQRFVPTTGRSGERRSRGLYQPQGGVEKGGAEVCTSHREEWRKEEQRFVPTTGRSGERRSRGLYQPQGGVEKGGAEVCTNHREEWRKEEQRFVPTTGRSGERRSRGLYQPQGGVEKGGAEELNLRCVTCHYEFSTRNKLFDHLKTTGHATAVSHGGSAPATVKSKKEKRKNR, encoded by the exons ATGAAGTGTCATTACGAGGTGTTGGGTGTCAAAAGGGACGCGACTGATGATGATATGAAGAAGGTATATCGGAAATTAGCCCTGAGATGGCATCCAG ATAAGAACTTGGACAATGCAGATGAGGCAGCTGAGCAGTTCAAACTGATCCAGGCAGCCTATGAAGTCCTGAGCGACCCACAGGAGAGAGCCTG GTATGATAACCACAGAGAAGCTCTCCTTAAAGGTGGGGTCAGCGGGGAGTATGCTGATGAAAGTGTGGACCTTGTTCAGTTCTTCACTGTCACCTGTTACTCTGGTTACGGGGATGAAGAGGAG GGTTTCTACACAGTGTACAGGAACCTGTTTGAGTCCATAACTACAGAAGAGATGGATCACAGtaaagaggaggacgaggaggaagaTGAGTTTCCTTCGTTTGGAGACTCTCAGAGTGACTATGACACG gTTCACCTCTTCTACGCCTACTGGCAGAGCTTCTGCACACGGAAGAAGTTTGCTTGGAAGGAGGACTATGACACGAGGCAGGCTTCCAACCGCTGGGAGAAGagggccatggagaaggagaacaAGAAG GTTCGAGACAAGGCCAGGAAGGAGCGCAGCGAGCTAGTGCGTCAACTGGTGGCGTTTGTGCGAAAGCGCGACAAGAGGGTGCAGGCCCACAAGAAGCTGGTGGAGGAGCAGAACGCTGAGAAGGCCAAGAAAGTGGAGGAGCTACGACGCAAGCAAAAGCTGTCCCAGGCCAA aCTGGCGGAGGATTACAAGGAGCAGAGCTGGGTAGCTATGTCTGAGATGGAGAAGGAGCTGCAGCAGATGGAGGCTCAGTACGGAAAGGAGTTTGGAGACGTGtcagagagcgaggaggaggaccagggaaGAGGGG ATGAACAGAAAGATGAGACCGAGGAACTTCTGGATGACTATTATGATGACCTGTACTGCCCTGCATGTGACAAATCCTTCAAATCAGACAAGGC AATGAAGAATCATGAGAAATCAAAGAAACATAGAGAGATGGTGGTATTACTACGGCAACAactggaagaagaggatgagaccCTCGGTCTGAAGGAtgaggatggggaagaggaggatgaagaactAGAAGAAGCACCAAGACAAAA GCTGTCTAAAAAgcagaagaagaaaaagagaCAACAGCAAAATGGGCGGAGCCCCACAGAGGAGGTAGTCGGGAAGGATGTGGCCCCAGagcccccctccacccccacagaGGAGGTAGTCGGGAAGGATGCGGCCCCAGAGCCCCCCACAGACAATAGCCCAGAGAGCCCTCTATCAACACAGACCAGCGGTGAGGCAGAGGACCCCCAGCCTGCCTCAGAGCCCCAGCAGGCAGCTGCGGACAAACCCTGTGAGGACCCAACagaagacagacagcaggaggaaGACCTCACAGCCACAGAACCAAAGAG CTCTGGAAAGACAAAGGGGAAGAAGAATGGAGGAAAGGACAGCAAAAAGAATGTCCAACCAcagggaggagtggagaaaggAGGAGCAGAGGTTTGTACCAACCAcagggaggagtggagaaaggAGGAGCAGAGGTTTGTACCAACCAcagggaggagtggagaaaggAGGAGCAGAGGTTTATACCAACCAcagggaggagtggagaaaggAGGAGCAGAGGTTTGTACCAGCCAcagggaggagtggagaaaggAGGAGCAGAGGTTTGTACCAACCAcagggaggagtggagaaaggAGGAGCAGAGGTTTGTACCAACCAcagggaggagtggagaaaggAGGAGCAGAGGTTTGTACCAACCAcagggaggagtggagaaaggAGGAGCAGAGGTTTGTACCAACCAcagggaggagtggagaaaggAGGAGCAGAGGTTTGTACCAACCAcagggaggagtggagaaaggAGGAGCAGAG GAGCTGAACCTGCGCTGTGTGACCTGTCACTATGAGTTCTCTACCAGGAACAAACTGTTTGACCACCTGAAGACAACAGGACACGCTACAGCCGTGTCACACGGTGGCAGTGCACCCGCTACGGTCAAGAgcaagaaggagaagaggaagaataGATGA
- the dnajc21 gene encoding dnaJ homolog subfamily C member 21 isoform X1 yields MKCHYEVLGVKRDATDDDMKKVYRKLALRWHPDKNLDNADEAAEQFKLIQAAYEVLSDPQERAWYDNHREALLKGGVSGEYADESVDLVQFFTVTCYSGYGDEEEGFYTVYRNLFESITTEEMDHSKEEDEEEDEFPSFGDSQSDYDTVHLFYAYWQSFCTRKKFAWKEDYDTRQASNRWEKRAMEKENKKVRDKARKERSELVRQLVAFVRKRDKRVQAHKKLVEEQNAEKAKKVEELRRKQKLSQAKLAEDYKEQSWVAMSEMEKELQQMEAQYGKEFGDVSESEEEDQGRGDEQKDETEELLDDYYDDLYCPACDKSFKSDKAMKNHEKSKKHREMVVLLRQQLEEEDETLGLKDEDGEEEDEELEEAPRQKLSKKQKKKKRQQQNGRSPTEEVVGKDVAPEPPSTPTEEVVGKDAAPEPPTDNSPESPLSTQTSGEAEDPQPASEPQQAAADKPCEDPTEDRQQEEDLTATEPKSSGKTKGKKNGGKDSKKNVQPQGGVEKGGAEVCTNHREEWRKEEQRFVPTTGRSGERRSRGLYQPQGGVEKGGAEVCTSHREEWRKEEQRFVPTTGRSGERRSRGLYQPQGGVEKGGAEVCTNHREEWRKEEQRFVPTTGRSGERRSRGLYQPQGGVEKGGAEVCTNHREEWRKEEQRFVPTTGRSGERRSRGLYQPQGGVEKGGAEVCTSHSYRSLID; encoded by the exons ATGAAGTGTCATTACGAGGTGTTGGGTGTCAAAAGGGACGCGACTGATGATGATATGAAGAAGGTATATCGGAAATTAGCCCTGAGATGGCATCCAG ATAAGAACTTGGACAATGCAGATGAGGCAGCTGAGCAGTTCAAACTGATCCAGGCAGCCTATGAAGTCCTGAGCGACCCACAGGAGAGAGCCTG GTATGATAACCACAGAGAAGCTCTCCTTAAAGGTGGGGTCAGCGGGGAGTATGCTGATGAAAGTGTGGACCTTGTTCAGTTCTTCACTGTCACCTGTTACTCTGGTTACGGGGATGAAGAGGAG GGTTTCTACACAGTGTACAGGAACCTGTTTGAGTCCATAACTACAGAAGAGATGGATCACAGtaaagaggaggacgaggaggaagaTGAGTTTCCTTCGTTTGGAGACTCTCAGAGTGACTATGACACG gTTCACCTCTTCTACGCCTACTGGCAGAGCTTCTGCACACGGAAGAAGTTTGCTTGGAAGGAGGACTATGACACGAGGCAGGCTTCCAACCGCTGGGAGAAGagggccatggagaaggagaacaAGAAG GTTCGAGACAAGGCCAGGAAGGAGCGCAGCGAGCTAGTGCGTCAACTGGTGGCGTTTGTGCGAAAGCGCGACAAGAGGGTGCAGGCCCACAAGAAGCTGGTGGAGGAGCAGAACGCTGAGAAGGCCAAGAAAGTGGAGGAGCTACGACGCAAGCAAAAGCTGTCCCAGGCCAA aCTGGCGGAGGATTACAAGGAGCAGAGCTGGGTAGCTATGTCTGAGATGGAGAAGGAGCTGCAGCAGATGGAGGCTCAGTACGGAAAGGAGTTTGGAGACGTGtcagagagcgaggaggaggaccagggaaGAGGGG ATGAACAGAAAGATGAGACCGAGGAACTTCTGGATGACTATTATGATGACCTGTACTGCCCTGCATGTGACAAATCCTTCAAATCAGACAAGGC AATGAAGAATCATGAGAAATCAAAGAAACATAGAGAGATGGTGGTATTACTACGGCAACAactggaagaagaggatgagaccCTCGGTCTGAAGGAtgaggatggggaagaggaggatgaagaactAGAAGAAGCACCAAGACAAAA GCTGTCTAAAAAgcagaagaagaaaaagagaCAACAGCAAAATGGGCGGAGCCCCACAGAGGAGGTAGTCGGGAAGGATGTGGCCCCAGagcccccctccacccccacagaGGAGGTAGTCGGGAAGGATGCGGCCCCAGAGCCCCCCACAGACAATAGCCCAGAGAGCCCTCTATCAACACAGACCAGCGGTGAGGCAGAGGACCCCCAGCCTGCCTCAGAGCCCCAGCAGGCAGCTGCGGACAAACCCTGTGAGGACCCAACagaagacagacagcaggaggaaGACCTCACAGCCACAGAACCAAAGAG CTCTGGAAAGACAAAGGGGAAGAAGAATGGAGGAAAGGACAGCAAAAAGAATGTCCAACCAcagggaggagtggagaaaggAGGAGCAGAGGTTTGTACCAACCAcagggaggagtggagaaaggAGGAGCAGAGGTTTGTACCAACCAcagggaggagtggagaaaggAGGAGCAGAGGTTTATACCAACCAcagggaggagtggagaaaggAGGAGCAGAGGTTTGTACCAGCCAcagggaggagtggagaaaggAGGAGCAGAGGTTTGTACCAACCAcagggaggagtggagaaaggAGGAGCAGAGGTTTGTACCAACCAcagggaggagtggagaaaggAGGAGCAGAGGTTTGTACCAACCAcagggaggagtggagaaaggAGGAGCAGAGGTTTGTACCAACCAcagggaggagtggagaaaggAGGAGCAGAGGTTTGTACCAACCAcagggaggagtggagaaaggAGGAGCAGAGGTTTGTACCAACCAcagggaggagtggagaaaggAGGAGCAGAGGTTTGTACCAACCAcagggaggagtggagaaaggAGGAGCAGAGGTTTGTACCAACCACAGGGTGGAGTGGAGAAAGGAGGAGCGGAGGTTTGTACCAGCCACAGCTACCGGTCCTTAATTGATTAA